In a genomic window of Blastocatellia bacterium:
- a CDS encoding DinB family protein: protein MSVSFTGRPEPTEHAEYYGRYIGLVPEADLCAAMQAQTETTLEFLRALPADAGERRYAPGKWSIKEVIGHMTDAERVFGLRALFFARLDTAALPGFEQDDWVSAASFDAAPLAELIDEFEYVRRGSLYFFKHLAPDAWLRRGTASDCEFTVRALAYAMVGHERYHLEILRTRYLD, encoded by the coding sequence ATGTCCGTTTCGTTCACCGGTCGGCCAGAGCCGACCGAGCATGCCGAATACTATGGCCGCTACATCGGCCTGGTGCCCGAAGCTGATCTCTGCGCGGCGATGCAGGCACAGACCGAGACGACGCTGGAATTCCTGCGGGCGCTTCCCGCCGACGCGGGCGAGCGACGTTACGCGCCGGGCAAGTGGAGCATCAAGGAAGTCATCGGCCACATGACCGATGCCGAGCGCGTCTTCGGGCTGCGGGCGCTGTTTTTCGCGCGCCTTGACACGGCGGCGCTGCCGGGATTTGAGCAGGACGATTGGGTAAGTGCGGCGAGCTTTGACGCCGCGCCGCTTGCTGAGCTGATCGATGAGTTTGAGTATGTGCGGCGCGGCAGTCTTTACTTCTTCAAGCACCTTGCGCCCGACGCCTGGCTGCGGCGCGGCACGGCCAGCGACTGTGAGTTCACGGTGCGGGCGCTGGCTTATGCGATGGTCGGCCACGAACGCTACCACCTGGAGATTCTGCGAACCCGCTACCTTGATTAA